A stretch of Cicer arietinum cultivar CDC Frontier isolate Library 1 chromosome 5, Cicar.CDCFrontier_v2.0, whole genome shotgun sequence DNA encodes these proteins:
- the LOC101514801 gene encoding uncharacterized protein, which yields MAEIPAPEVQVNGGATTTTLNLSEPHGSKKRQRRPSVRLGDIGDQPSDSHSRRTTKSWRFGFNNVSGKPSKTRPLTNLTSVSDFDETQEIEERETNTDGVIIGSWKVKRGSKRPRSNWTSSRIDEGEDVDVDDDVYRDFEGDNSGRSIHSSENLGDDVRNRNEDGGRGSCGEDGVKIWLNGLGLGRYAPVFQIHEVDDEVLPLLTLEDLKDMGINAVGSRRKLYCAIQKLGKGFS from the coding sequence ATGGCAGAAATTCCGGCACCGGAAGTACAAGTAAACGGCGGAGCAACAACAACGACACTAAACCTCTCAGAACCACACGGATCGAAGAAGCGTCAGCGCAGACCCAGCGTCCGATTAGGTGACATCGGAGACCAACCCTCCGATTCCCATTCTCGCCGAACCACAAAATCATGGCGATTCGGCTTCAACAACGTCTCAGGTAAACCCTCAAAGACTCGTCCTCTGACTAATTTGACCTCCGTATCCGATTTCGACGAAACGCAAGAAATTGAAGAAAGAGAAACCAACACCGACGGCGTCATCATTGGTAGCTGGAAAGTGAAGAGAGGTTCCAAACGACCTCGATCGAATTGGACTTCTTCACGAATCGACGAAGGCGAAGATGttgatgttgatgatgatgtgtaTCGTGATTTCGAAGGGGATAATTCGGGAAGGTCAATCCATTCTTCGGAGAATTTGGGTGATGATGTTAGGAATAGGAATGAGGATGGTGGTAGAGGTAGTTGTGGTGAAGATGGTGTTAAAATTTGGCTTAATGGATTAGGTTTAGGTCGATATGCACCTGTTTTTCAAATTCATGAGGTTGATGATGAAGTTTTGCCATTGTTGACACTTGAGGATCTTAAAGATATGGGTATAAATGCTGTTGGTTCTAGAAGGAAATTGTATTGTGCTATTCAGAAACTTGGGAAGGGTTTCtcttaa